Proteins from one Mesorhizobium sp. M9A.F.Ca.ET.002.03.1.2 genomic window:
- a CDS encoding MarR family transcriptional regulator, whose product MDRAARAIEQWNRERPDLDVSPMAVLGRLNEASSLIARERLAPLFARFGLQSGEFDVLATLRRSGSPYALTPTALYEATMVTSGAMTNRLDRLEQSGLIMRGPHPNDRRGIVVQLTGKGLALIDEALAAHVANEHQILAGLTQAEREALARLLGKLIGSLG is encoded by the coding sequence ATGGATCGCGCAGCGAGAGCCATCGAGCAGTGGAACAGGGAACGGCCGGATCTGGATGTTTCTCCGATGGCCGTGCTGGGACGGTTGAATGAGGCCTCGTCGCTGATAGCACGAGAACGCCTCGCTCCGCTGTTTGCGCGTTTCGGGCTGCAATCCGGGGAATTCGACGTGCTGGCGACGCTGCGCCGTTCCGGATCACCTTACGCGCTGACGCCAACCGCCCTCTATGAGGCGACGATGGTGACGTCGGGCGCCATGACCAATCGCCTCGATCGGCTCGAACAATCCGGATTGATCATGCGCGGGCCGCATCCCAACGATCGGCGCGGGATTGTCGTGCAACTCACCGGGAAGGGTCTGGCATTGATCGACGAGGCGCTCGCCGCTCACGTTGCGAACGAGCACCAGATTCTCGCTGGCCTAACCCAAGCCGAGCGGGAGGCGCTCGCACGCCTGCTCGGAAAATTGATCGGAAGCTTGGGCTAG
- the ubiG gene encoding bifunctional 2-polyprenyl-6-hydroxyphenol methylase/3-demethylubiquinol 3-O-methyltransferase UbiG, whose amino-acid sequence MPEPRRSTIDAGEVERFSALAAEWWNPNGKFRPLHKFNPIRLAYIRDQVASRFGRDPRAARPFEGLRFLDIGCGGGLLCEPMARLGAEVIGADASATNIEVAKLHAAEVGVTVDYRATTAEDLADAGEKFDVILNMEVVEHVADIDLFVAKCGEMLKPDGVMFVATINRTLKALGLAIIGAEYVLRWLPRGTHQFGKLVRPDELEKALAGAGLAIIDRTGVTYNPLADRWQRSKDMDVNYMVLAEKAPV is encoded by the coding sequence ATGCCAGAGCCCCGACGATCGACGATCGATGCCGGAGAAGTGGAGCGCTTTTCCGCACTTGCCGCCGAATGGTGGAATCCGAACGGCAAGTTCCGTCCGCTGCACAAGTTCAATCCGATCCGGCTCGCCTATATACGCGACCAGGTGGCGTCGCGCTTCGGCCGCGACCCGCGTGCGGCGCGGCCGTTCGAGGGCCTGCGGTTCCTGGACATCGGCTGCGGCGGCGGGCTGTTGTGCGAGCCGATGGCGCGGCTTGGCGCCGAAGTGATCGGCGCCGACGCGTCCGCCACCAACATCGAAGTGGCCAAGCTGCATGCGGCGGAGGTCGGCGTGACGGTGGACTACCGCGCCACGACGGCGGAGGACCTGGCCGACGCCGGCGAGAAATTCGACGTCATCCTCAACATGGAAGTGGTCGAGCATGTCGCCGACATCGACCTGTTCGTGGCCAAATGCGGCGAGATGCTCAAGCCGGACGGCGTCATGTTCGTCGCCACCATCAACCGCACGCTGAAGGCGCTGGGCCTGGCCATCATCGGCGCCGAATATGTGCTGCGCTGGTTGCCGCGCGGCACTCACCAGTTCGGCAAGCTGGTGCGGCCGGACGAGCTGGAAAAGGCGCTTGCCGGCGCCGGCCTGGCCATCATCGACCGCACCGGCGTCACCTACAATCCGCTCGCCGACCGCTGGCAGCGGTCGAAGGACATGGACGTCAACTACATGGTGCTGGCGGAGAAGGCACCCGTCTGA
- the grxC gene encoding glutaredoxin 3, producing the protein MVDVTIYTRMMCGYCTAAKRLLERKGVAYTEHDASFSPELRREMISRANGRSTFPQIFIGDTHVGGSDDLHELEAQGRLDGLLANGSTILRT; encoded by the coding sequence ATGGTCGACGTGACGATCTATACACGGATGATGTGCGGCTATTGCACGGCGGCCAAGCGGCTGCTCGAACGCAAGGGTGTCGCCTACACCGAGCACGACGCCTCCTTCTCGCCGGAACTGCGCCGGGAAATGATATCCCGCGCGAATGGCCGCTCGACCTTTCCGCAGATATTCATCGGCGACACGCATGTCGGCGGCTCCGACGATCTCCATGAACTGGAGGCGCAGGGCCGGCTGGACGGTCTGCTCGCCAATGGCTCGACGATTTTGAGGACATGA
- the prmC gene encoding peptide chain release factor N(5)-glutamine methyltransferase: MADSLPGRLGPLLKAARARLAAAAVADPALDARLIVEHLSGTTRTQAIADPERKVDAGAIAAIDAALRRRIAGEPVHRILGHREFYGLRLSLSPETLEPRPDTETLVEAALPLVKATAARQGECRILDLGTGTGAIALALLSAVPAAIATGVDISQGALATAMRNAGELGLAGRFQVLESDWFEKVSGRYHVIVANPPYIASIDIENLQDEVRDFDPRQALDGGVDGLSPYRIIAAEAAGFLEAEGRIAVEIGHTQRKEVTDIFSAAGYTPAGIFRDLGGNDRVLIFELTKP; this comes from the coding sequence ATGGCTGACAGTCTGCCGGGTAGGCTAGGGCCGCTGCTGAAAGCGGCGCGGGCACGCCTTGCCGCGGCCGCGGTCGCCGATCCGGCGCTGGATGCCAGGCTGATCGTCGAACATCTTTCCGGCACGACCCGCACGCAAGCCATCGCCGATCCCGAACGCAAGGTCGATGCCGGCGCGATTGCCGCGATCGATGCAGCCCTGAGGCGACGCATCGCCGGCGAGCCGGTGCATCGCATCCTCGGCCATCGCGAATTCTACGGCTTGCGCCTTTCGCTGTCACCGGAAACGCTGGAGCCGCGACCGGATACCGAAACGCTGGTCGAAGCGGCGTTGCCCTTGGTGAAGGCGACAGCGGCGCGGCAAGGCGAATGCCGCATCCTCGACCTCGGCACCGGCACCGGCGCCATCGCGCTGGCGCTGCTAAGCGCCGTTCCGGCGGCGATCGCCACCGGTGTCGATATTTCACAAGGCGCGCTGGCGACCGCCATGCGCAATGCCGGGGAATTGGGGCTGGCCGGCCGGTTCCAGGTGCTCGAATCCGACTGGTTCGAAAAAGTTTCTGGCCGATACCATGTAATTGTCGCAAACCCGCCCTATATAGCGTCCATAGACATTGAAAATCTGCAGGACGAAGTCCGCGATTTCGATCCACGCCAAGCCCTTGATGGCGGCGTGGATGGTCTGAGTCCCTACAGGATCATCGCCGCCGAGGCGGCAGGGTTTTTAGAAGCCGAGGGCAGGATTGCGGTCGAGATCGGCCACACGCAACGCAAAGAGGTCACGGATATTTTCTCCGCAGCCGGCTACACACCGGCGGGGATATTCCGCGATCTTGGCGGAAACGACAGGGTTCTGATCTTCGAACTGACAAAGCCGTGA
- the ptsP gene encoding phosphoenolpyruvate--protein phosphotransferase, producing the protein MRDTASGPRVLLKRLRELMQEPLEPQERLDRIVRDIASNMVAEVCSLYVLRADSVLELYATEGLNPNAVHLAQLRLGEGLVGTIAASARPLNLSNAQEHPAFAYLPETGEEIYNSFLGVPVLRAGRTLGVLVVQNKTMRHYRDDEVEALETTAMVIAEMIATGDLARLTRPGLELDLRRPVSFTGLSFNEGVGLGHVVLHEPRIVVTNLFNEDSEEEIKRLDASLGSLRLSIDDMLERREVAFEGEHRQVLEAYRMFANDSGWVRRLEEAIRNGLTAEAAVEKVQSDMRARMLHMTDPYLRERMSDFDDLANRLLRQLMGRGPDDVAASLPKDAIVVARSMGAAELLDYPRDKLRGLVLEDGAATSHVVIVARAMGIPVAGQMKGAVSMAENGDAIIVDGEEGTIHLRPQPDLEAAYAEKVRFRARRQEVYRELRKKPSVTKDGIQVDLLMNAGLAVDLPQLAEAGAAGIGLFRTELQFMVASTFPRAEAQERLYRDVLDAARGKPVTFRTIDIGGDKVLPYFKDAAQEENPALGWRAIRLTLDRPGLLRTQIRALLKACGGRELKLMLPMVTELGEIAQAREIIDREVRHLSRFAHHLPTSLKLGAMLEVPSLLFQLDELMKAVDFVSVGSNDLFQFVMAVDRGNTQLSDRFDALSTPFLRVLKQVADAGARNQTPVTLCGELAGKPISAMALVGLGYRSISMSPASIGPVKAMLTELPLAELQAFFDDNLMAPAQKSPMRALLQAFADDRSIPL; encoded by the coding sequence ATGCGTGATACGGCCAGCGGCCCGCGCGTTTTGCTGAAACGGCTCCGCGAGCTCATGCAGGAGCCGCTGGAGCCGCAGGAGCGGCTCGACCGCATCGTCCGCGACATCGCCTCCAACATGGTCGCCGAAGTGTGCTCGCTCTATGTGCTGCGCGCCGATTCGGTGCTCGAACTCTATGCCACCGAGGGCCTGAACCCGAACGCCGTCCATCTGGCGCAGCTCAGGCTGGGGGAAGGCCTCGTCGGCACGATCGCGGCGTCGGCACGGCCGCTCAATCTCTCCAATGCGCAGGAACATCCCGCCTTCGCCTACCTGCCGGAGACGGGGGAAGAGATCTACAATTCCTTCCTCGGCGTGCCGGTGCTCAGGGCAGGGCGCACGCTCGGCGTGCTGGTCGTCCAGAACAAGACCATGCGCCACTACCGCGACGACGAGGTCGAGGCGCTGGAAACGACAGCGATGGTGATCGCCGAGATGATCGCCACCGGCGACCTTGCCCGGTTGACCCGGCCCGGGCTCGAACTCGACCTGCGCCGCCCGGTGAGCTTTACCGGCCTGTCCTTCAACGAGGGCGTCGGGCTTGGCCATGTCGTGCTGCACGAGCCGCGCATCGTCGTCACCAATCTGTTCAACGAGGACAGCGAGGAGGAGATCAAGCGCCTCGATGCCTCCCTCGGCTCGCTCAGGCTCTCCATCGACGACATGCTGGAACGCCGCGAAGTCGCCTTCGAGGGCGAGCATCGCCAGGTGCTCGAAGCCTATCGCATGTTCGCCAACGACAGCGGCTGGGTGCGCCGGCTGGAAGAGGCGATCCGCAACGGCCTGACGGCGGAAGCGGCGGTGGAAAAGGTGCAGAGCGACATGCGTGCCCGCATGCTGCACATGACCGATCCGTATCTGCGCGAGCGGATGAGCGATTTCGACGATCTCGCCAACCGGCTGCTGCGCCAGTTGATGGGACGCGGGCCGGACGATGTCGCAGCCTCGCTGCCTAAGGATGCCATCGTCGTCGCCCGCTCGATGGGCGCCGCCGAACTGCTCGATTATCCCAGAGACAAGCTGCGCGGGCTGGTGCTGGAGGACGGTGCCGCGACCAGCCATGTCGTCATCGTGGCGCGGGCCATGGGTATACCGGTCGCTGGCCAGATGAAGGGCGCCGTTTCCATGGCGGAAAACGGCGACGCCATCATTGTCGACGGCGAAGAAGGCACGATCCATCTGCGCCCTCAGCCCGATCTCGAAGCCGCTTATGCCGAAAAGGTCCGCTTCCGGGCCCGGCGGCAGGAGGTCTACCGCGAACTGCGCAAGAAGCCGTCGGTGACCAAGGACGGCATCCAGGTCGATCTTCTGATGAATGCCGGCCTGGCCGTCGATTTGCCGCAGCTTGCCGAGGCGGGCGCCGCCGGCATAGGCCTGTTCCGCACCGAACTGCAATTCATGGTCGCCTCGACCTTTCCGCGTGCGGAAGCCCAGGAACGGCTCTACCGCGACGTGCTCGATGCGGCGCGCGGCAAGCCGGTGACCTTCCGCACCATCGATATCGGCGGCGACAAGGTGCTGCCCTACTTCAAGGACGCGGCCCAGGAAGAGAACCCGGCGCTCGGCTGGCGCGCCATCCGCTTGACGCTCGACCGGCCGGGCCTGTTGCGCACACAGATCCGCGCGCTTCTGAAGGCCTGCGGTGGGCGTGAACTGAAGCTGATGCTGCCGATGGTCACGGAGCTCGGCGAGATCGCGCAGGCGCGCGAAATCATCGATCGCGAGGTGCGGCATCTGTCGCGTTTTGCCCATCATTTGCCGACCAGCCTGAAGCTCGGGGCCATGCTGGAAGTGCCTTCGCTGCTGTTCCAGCTCGACGAGCTGATGAAGGCCGTCGACTTCGTCTCGGTCGGCTCGAACGATCTGTTCCAGTTCGTCATGGCGGTCGATCGCGGCAATACGCAGCTCTCCGACCGCTTCGATGCGTTGTCGACGCCGTTCCTGCGCGTTCTGAAGCAGGTTGCCGACGCCGGGGCGCGCAACCAAACCCCGGTGACCTTGTGCGGTGAACTGGCCGGCAAGCCGATCTCGGCGATGGCGCTGGTCGGCCTTGGCTACCGGTCGATCTCGATGTCGCCGGCCTCGATCGGTCCGGTCAAGGCAATGCTGACGGAACTGCCGCTGGCCGAGCTGCAGGCGTTCTTCGACGACAACCTCATGGCGCCGGCTCAGAAATCGCCGATGCGGGCGCTGCTGCAAGCCTTTGCCGACGATCGCTCAATCCCGCTATAG
- a CDS encoding DUF4167 domain-containing protein gives MRGRNNSGGGNNNNRKGPNPLTRNYESNGPDVKIRGSAQQIAEKYATLARDAQSSGDRVMAENYLQHAEHYNRIIAAAQAQIPIQNAQQNRDDFDDDGDDDRDQFDNTGNSNVGEAATPVVNHGAGPQPVIDGTPAELAFNQENGRDNGGRDSNGRDNNGGRHRDRRPNGGYGQNGQRSEYGARGEQRGGQNQRSETPVQNETPVQAEAVSAAEPALPLEDFSPAGLAAQAEMKEAAAESGAARRPRRPRRPRVNAERGADQVDGGNDNAGADKVDAAPAEDAGGEPAIVDVNN, from the coding sequence ATGCGCGGTCGCAACAACAGCGGCGGTGGCAACAACAACAACCGCAAGGGCCCAAATCCCCTGACGCGCAATTACGAGAGCAACGGTCCGGATGTGAAGATCCGTGGATCGGCTCAGCAGATCGCCGAAAAATACGCAACCCTTGCCCGTGACGCGCAAAGCTCCGGCGACCGGGTGATGGCGGAAAACTATCTCCAGCACGCTGAGCACTACAATCGCATCATCGCTGCCGCGCAGGCGCAGATACCGATCCAGAACGCTCAACAGAACCGCGACGATTTCGACGATGACGGCGACGACGATCGCGATCAGTTCGACAATACCGGCAACAGCAACGTCGGAGAGGCTGCAACTCCTGTGGTCAACCACGGTGCCGGTCCACAGCCGGTCATCGACGGCACGCCGGCAGAGTTGGCGTTCAACCAGGAAAATGGCCGCGACAACGGTGGGCGTGACAGCAATGGCCGCGACAACAATGGCGGCCGCCATCGCGACCGTCGCCCCAATGGCGGCTACGGCCAGAACGGCCAGCGCAGCGAGTATGGGGCGCGTGGCGAGCAGCGCGGTGGTCAGAATCAGCGCAGCGAGACACCGGTACAGAACGAGACGCCCGTGCAGGCGGAAGCGGTTTCTGCGGCCGAACCCGCACTGCCGCTCGAAGACTTTTCGCCGGCGGGTCTCGCCGCCCAGGCCGAGATGAAGGAGGCAGCCGCCGAAAGCGGCGCTGCCCGCCGCCCCAGGCGTCCGCGCCGTCCGCGTGTCAATGCGGAGCGTGGGGCCGATCAGGTGGATGGCGGTAATGACAATGCCGGCGCCGATAAAGTGGATGCAGCGCCGGCGGAAGACGCTGGTGGCGAGCCCGCCATCGTCGACGTCAACAACTGA
- a CDS encoding carbon-nitrogen hydrolase family protein has product MGAFKAAAIQMRSGTSPERNAVDLERLVREAAGQGAAYIQSPEMTGALVRDSRARAASFTSEDKDIVVSTSRKLAKELGIFLHIGSTAILRADGKLANRALLFGPDGATIATYDKIHMFDVDLDNGESWRESAAYEPGTEAVVTEISGAGIDGARLGFAVCYDLRFPQLFRAEALAGADLLSVPAAFTRQTGEAHWHVLLRARAIENGAYVVAAAQGGLHEDGRETYGHSLIVDPWGRILAEAAHDEPAVIVAEIDPAQSVAARKKIPNLKNAREFAVNAASAEGPRLRGAAS; this is encoded by the coding sequence ATGGGTGCTTTCAAGGCGGCGGCGATCCAGATGCGTTCGGGCACCAGCCCGGAGCGCAACGCGGTCGATCTGGAGCGGCTGGTGCGCGAGGCGGCCGGCCAGGGCGCGGCCTATATCCAGTCACCGGAAATGACCGGTGCGCTGGTCCGCGACAGCCGAGCGCGGGCCGCCTCCTTCACGTCCGAGGACAAGGACATCGTCGTCTCGACGTCGCGGAAGCTGGCGAAGGAGCTTGGCATCTTCCTGCATATCGGTTCGACCGCCATCCTGCGCGCCGACGGCAAGCTCGCCAACCGCGCGCTTCTGTTCGGGCCGGATGGCGCCACGATTGCCACTTACGACAAGATCCACATGTTCGACGTCGATCTCGACAATGGCGAGAGCTGGCGCGAATCCGCCGCCTACGAGCCAGGCACCGAGGCCGTCGTCACGGAGATCAGCGGCGCCGGGATCGACGGTGCGAGGCTGGGTTTCGCCGTCTGCTACGATCTGCGCTTTCCGCAGCTCTTCCGTGCCGAGGCGCTGGCCGGCGCCGACCTGCTTTCCGTGCCCGCCGCCTTCACCCGCCAGACCGGCGAGGCGCACTGGCACGTGCTGCTCAGGGCACGCGCCATCGAGAACGGCGCCTATGTCGTCGCCGCGGCGCAAGGCGGTCTGCACGAGGACGGCCGCGAGACCTATGGCCATTCGCTGATCGTCGATCCCTGGGGCCGTATCCTCGCAGAAGCGGCGCATGACGAGCCTGCGGTGATCGTCGCCGAGATCGACCCGGCGCAGTCGGTCGCGGCGCGCAAGAAGATCCCGAACCTGAAAAATGCGCGGGAGTTTGCCGTGAACGCCGCTTCGGCCGAGGGGCCGCGTCTCAGGGGTGCGGCGTCTTGA
- a CDS encoding aspartate kinase — protein sequence MARIVMKFGGTSVADIARIRNVARHVKREVDAGHEVAVVVSAMAGKTNELVQWTREASAMHDAREYDAVVASGEQVTAGLLAIALQNMGVHARSWQGWQIPIKTDNAHGAARILDIDGAFLIKRFGEGQVAVVAGFQGIGPDNRIATLGRGGSDTSAVAIAAAVKADRCDIYTDVDGVYTTDPRIEPKARRLAKISFEEMLEMASLGAKVLQVRSVELAMVHRVRTFVRSSFDDPDAPGMGDLLNPPGTLICDEEEIVEQQVVTGIAYAKDEAQISLRRVGDRPGVAAGIFGPLAEANINVDMIVQNISEDGKFTDMTFTVPSGDVDKALAVLERLKATIGYDVVQSEAGMSKVSVIGIGMRSHAGVAATAFKALADKAINIRAITTSEIKISILIDGPYTELAVRTLHSVYGLDKQ from the coding sequence ATGGCGCGCATCGTGATGAAATTCGGCGGAACCTCCGTCGCCGACATCGCCCGCATCCGCAATGTGGCGCGCCATGTCAAACGCGAGGTCGATGCCGGCCATGAGGTCGCGGTGGTCGTCTCGGCGATGGCCGGCAAGACCAACGAACTCGTGCAATGGACGCGCGAAGCCTCTGCGATGCACGATGCGCGCGAATATGACGCCGTCGTCGCCTCCGGCGAGCAGGTCACTGCCGGCCTGCTGGCGATCGCGCTGCAGAACATGGGCGTCCATGCCCGCTCCTGGCAAGGCTGGCAAATCCCGATCAAGACCGACAATGCGCACGGCGCGGCGCGCATTCTCGACATCGACGGCGCCTTCCTGATCAAGCGCTTCGGCGAGGGCCAGGTGGCGGTTGTCGCCGGCTTCCAGGGCATCGGGCCGGACAACCGCATCGCGACGCTCGGCCGCGGCGGCTCCGACACCAGCGCCGTCGCCATCGCGGCGGCGGTCAAGGCCGACCGATGCGACATCTACACCGATGTCGACGGGGTCTACACCACCGACCCGCGCATCGAACCGAAGGCGCGGCGGCTGGCCAAGATTTCCTTCGAGGAAATGCTTGAAATGGCCTCGCTCGGCGCCAAGGTCCTGCAGGTGCGCTCGGTCGAGCTTGCCATGGTGCACAGGGTGCGTACTTTCGTGCGGTCGTCCTTCGACGATCCCGACGCGCCCGGAATGGGGGATTTGCTCAATCCGCCCGGAACGCTTATTTGCGACGAGGAAGAGATCGTGGAACAGCAGGTCGTCACCGGAATTGCCTACGCCAAGGACGAAGCGCAAATTTCGTTGCGTCGTGTCGGTGACCGGCCGGGCGTTGCCGCCGGCATTTTCGGGCCGCTGGCCGAGGCCAACATCAATGTCGACATGATCGTCCAGAACATTTCCGAGGACGGCAAGTTCACCGACATGACCTTCACCGTGCCGTCCGGCGATGTCGACAAGGCGCTTGCCGTGCTCGAGCGGCTGAAGGCCACGATCGGCTACGATGTCGTGCAATCGGAAGCCGGCATGTCGAAGGTCTCGGTCATCGGTATCGGCATGCGCAGCCATGCGGGCGTTGCCGCCACCGCCTTCAAGGCACTGGCCGACAAGGCGATCAACATCCGGGCGATCACGACCTCCGAGATCAAGATTTCGATCCTGATCGACGGTCCCTACACCGAACTTGCGGTTCGTACTTTGCATTCCGTCTACGGTCTGGATAAGCAGTAG
- the prfA gene encoding peptide chain release factor 1 has product MINLPRDRMDQVVKRFDMLEAQMSAGPAPDAYVRMASEYADIQDMVAKIRALRTAEHEQADLEAMLADRSTDAEMRALAEADLPEVKERIEALQKDIQILLLPKDAADDKNAILEIRAGTGGDEAALFAGDLFRMYERYAAARGWRFETASASEGEVGGYKEIIATISGKGVFAHLKFESGVHRVQRVPATEAGGRIHTSAATVAVLPEAEEVDIDIRAEDIRIDTMRASGSGGQHVNTTDSAVRITHLPTGIMVVQAEKSQHQNRAKAMQILRARLYDLERGKADEERSESRKSQVGSGDRSERIRTYNFPQGRVTDHRINLTLYKLDRVMMGELDEIIDALVADHQSKLLADIGLDG; this is encoded by the coding sequence ATGATCAACCTGCCCCGCGACCGCATGGACCAAGTCGTCAAGCGTTTCGACATGCTCGAAGCGCAGATGTCGGCCGGGCCGGCGCCGGACGCCTATGTCAGGATGGCGTCGGAATATGCCGATATCCAGGACATGGTGGCAAAGATCAGGGCGCTGCGCACCGCCGAGCATGAACAGGCCGATCTGGAGGCGATGCTTGCCGACAGAAGCACCGATGCCGAAATGCGGGCATTGGCCGAGGCCGATCTGCCCGAGGTCAAGGAGCGCATCGAAGCGCTGCAGAAGGACATCCAGATCCTGCTTCTGCCCAAGGATGCCGCCGACGACAAGAATGCCATCCTCGAAATCCGCGCCGGCACCGGCGGCGACGAGGCGGCTCTCTTCGCCGGCGACCTGTTTCGCATGTACGAACGCTACGCAGCGGCGCGCGGCTGGCGTTTCGAGACCGCGTCGGCCAGCGAGGGCGAGGTCGGCGGTTACAAGGAAATCATCGCCACCATTTCGGGCAAGGGGGTCTTTGCCCATCTGAAATTCGAGTCCGGCGTGCATCGAGTGCAGCGCGTGCCGGCGACCGAGGCCGGCGGCCGCATCCACACTTCGGCGGCGACGGTTGCCGTGCTGCCGGAGGCCGAAGAGGTCGACATCGACATCAGGGCCGAGGACATCCGCATCGACACGATGCGCGCCTCGGGCTCGGGCGGCCAGCACGTCAACACCACCGATTCGGCGGTGCGCATCACCCATCTGCCGACCGGCATCATGGTGGTGCAGGCGGAAAAGTCGCAGCACCAGAACCGGGCGAAGGCCATGCAGATCCTGCGGGCCAGGCTTTACGATCTCGAGCGCGGCAAGGCTGACGAGGAACGCTCCGAATCGCGCAAATCGCAGGTCGGTTCGGGCGATCGCTCGGAGCGCATCCGCACCTATAATTTCCCGCAGGGCCGCGTCACCGACCATCGCATCAATTTAACGCTCTACAAGCTCGACCGGGTGATGATGGGCGAACTCGATGAGATCATCGACGCGCTGGTCGCCGATCACCAGTCGAAGCTGCTCGCCGATATCGGCCTCGATGGCTGA
- a CDS encoding DUF1178 family protein: MIRFSLICEHEHEFEGWFRSNDDFDTQKKRGFVDCPACGSHRIEKALMAPAVSTGRSQEKIALAMGEAQKQALAQLKAMAEKVRENADYVGDKFAEEARKIHFGESDPHGIYGEATLEEAKSLAEDGVEFMPIPSFPDDRN, translated from the coding sequence TTGATCCGCTTTTCCCTGATCTGCGAGCACGAGCACGAATTCGAAGGGTGGTTTCGCAGCAACGACGATTTCGACACCCAGAAGAAGCGTGGCTTCGTCGATTGCCCGGCCTGCGGCTCGCACAGGATAGAGAAGGCATTGATGGCACCGGCGGTCTCCACCGGGCGCAGCCAGGAAAAGATCGCGCTCGCCATGGGCGAGGCCCAGAAGCAGGCGCTGGCGCAATTGAAGGCGATGGCCGAGAAGGTGCGCGAGAACGCCGACTATGTCGGCGACAAGTTTGCCGAGGAGGCGCGCAAGATCCATTTTGGCGAGAGCGATCCGCACGGCATCTATGGCGAGGCGACGCTTGAGGAGGCGAAGAGCCTGGCCGAGGACGGCGTCGAATTCATGCCGATCCCAAGCTTCCCCGACGACCGGAACTGA
- a CDS encoding DMT family transporter, which translates to MKFLWDSAFGLLVITGGLLGLTLPFGKIATAAGVPAMVWALVISLGAGGVLLCALLLRGQGIRLTPHRLRYFFVTAAVSYAFPNLLMFSAIPHLGAGYTGIMFTLSPVITLVFSILLGVRRPNLLGVVGIAVGFAGAVMVAVTRGEAGQPAEFFWVAVGLLIPVSLAVGNIYRTVDWPKGTGPIELAVGSHLAAAALLFGGILTLQGGGSLALLGGVPLVVVGQVASAAAMFAFFFRLQAVGGPVYLSQIGYVAAAVGLFAGTIFLGEHYQLLTWAGAVIITAGVLITTKAQSQTATKAQSQTGEKVAA; encoded by the coding sequence ATGAAATTTCTCTGGGATTCGGCATTCGGCCTTTTGGTCATCACCGGCGGCCTGCTCGGCCTGACGCTGCCGTTCGGCAAGATCGCGACGGCAGCAGGCGTTCCCGCCATGGTCTGGGCGCTCGTCATCTCGCTTGGCGCCGGCGGCGTGCTTTTGTGCGCCTTGCTGCTGCGCGGGCAGGGCATCCGGCTTACCCCGCACAGGCTGCGTTATTTCTTCGTCACCGCGGCGGTGTCCTACGCTTTTCCCAATCTCTTGATGTTCTCGGCCATTCCGCATCTTGGCGCCGGCTACACCGGCATCATGTTCACGCTGTCGCCTGTTATCACGCTGGTGTTTTCGATCCTGCTCGGCGTCCGGCGCCCCAATCTGCTTGGCGTGGTCGGCATTGCCGTCGGCTTCGCCGGCGCGGTGATGGTGGCGGTGACACGCGGCGAGGCCGGCCAGCCGGCCGAATTCTTCTGGGTGGCGGTAGGGCTGCTCATCCCGGTCAGCCTTGCCGTCGGCAATATCTACCGCACGGTCGATTGGCCCAAAGGGACCGGGCCGATCGAGCTTGCCGTCGGCAGCCACCTGGCAGCGGCCGCGCTGCTTTTTGGCGGCATCCTCACGCTGCAAGGCGGCGGTTCGCTCGCCCTGCTCGGCGGCGTGCCGCTGGTGGTCGTCGGGCAGGTCGCATCGGCCGCGGCGATGTTCGCCTTCTTCTTCCGGCTGCAGGCGGTGGGCGGTCCCGTCTATCTCAGCCAGATCGGCTATGTCGCGGCTGCGGTCGGGCTGTTTGCCGGCACGATCTTTCTCGGCGAGCACTATCAATTGCTGACCTGGGCGGGTGCCGTCATCATCACCGCCGGCGTCCTCATCACCACGAAAGCGCAAAGCCAGACCGCCACAAAGGCGCAAAGCCAGACGGGTGAGAAGGTGGCGGCGTGA